A single window of Zea mays cultivar B73 chromosome 10, Zm-B73-REFERENCE-NAM-5.0, whole genome shotgun sequence DNA harbors:
- the LOC100191431 gene encoding uncharacterized LOC100191431: protein MPSGCSVSSLAARFAFFPPEPATYAVRKDEATGRLVASGVPRDNAMDVLLVDTSRGNKVVAFYFRNPCARLTLLYSHGNAADLGQLYDLFVQLKVNLKINLMGYDYSGYGASTGKPSEENTYADIEAVYQCLETEYGISQEDIILYGQSVGSGPTLHLASRLPRLRGVVLHSAILSGLRVVCHVNFTFCFDIYKNVKKIKKVKCPVLVIHGTDDDVVDWSHGKELWRLAREPHDPLWIKGGGHCNLELYPDFIRHLSRFVREMETVTTKARLRKIRPALHQLRKKAAHRASTAATTTTTTTFTANCCCRVRVRKPTCPSCGSFGCGCCGPLRSCLALRFPRCCRPPAACFTCGGCCWSCRCRSCFKCCCC, encoded by the exons ATGCCGTCGGGGTGCTCGGTGTCCAGTCTCGCggcgcggttcgccttcttcccgCCGGAGCCGGCGACGTACGCCGTCCGGAAGGACGAGGCCACGGGCCGCCTCGTCGCCTCCGGCGTGCCGCGGGACAACGCCATGGACGTCCTGCTCGTCGACACCAGCAGGGGGAACAAGGTGGTGGCCTTCTACTTCCGGAACCCCTGCGCGCGCCTCACCCTGCTCTACTCGCACGGCAACGCTGCCGACCTCGGCCAGCTGTACGACCTCTTTGTGCAGCTCAAGGTCAATCTCAAGATCAACCTGATGGG ATATGACTATTCTGGCTATGGTGCATCTACTGGCAAG CCAAGTGAAGAGAATACATATGCAGACATTGAAGCAGTGTACCAATGCTTAGAAACTGAGTATGGGATCAGCCAGGAAGACATTATCTTGTACGGACAATCTGTCGGCAGTGGACCAACATTACATTTAGCCTCTCGTTTGCCTAGATTGCGTGGGGTGGTTCTCCACAGCGCTATACTGTCAGGCCTCCGTGTGGTTTGCCATGTGAACTTTACTTTCTGCTTTGACATTTACAAA aatgtcaagaaaataaaaaaggTCAAATGCCCAGTGCTCGTTATTCAT GGGACGGACGACGACGTGGTGGACTGGTCGCACGGGAAGGAGCTGTGGAGGCTGGCGAGGGAGCCTCACGACCCGCTCTGGATCAAGGGCGGCGGGCACTGCAACCTGGAGCTGTACCCGGACTTCATCCGCCACCTGTCGCGGTTCGTCCGCGAGATGGAGACCGTGACGACGAAGGCCCGGCTGAGGAAGATCCGGCCGGCCCTCCACCAGCTCCGCAAGAAGGCGGCGCACCGGGCAAgcacggcggcgacgacgaccaccaccaccaccttcacCGCCAACTGCTGCTGCCGCGTCCGCGTCCGCAAGCCGACCTGCCCCAGCTGCGGCTCCTTCGGCTGTGGCTGCTGCGGGCCGCTTAGGAGCTGCCTCGCGCTCCGGTTTCCCAGGTGCTGCCGGCCTCCTGCTGCCTGCTTCACCTGCGGCGGCTGCTGTTGGTCATGCAGGTGCAGGAGCTGCTTcaagtgctgctgctgctga
- the LOC100191431 gene encoding uncharacterized isoform X1, protein MPSGCSVSSLAARFAFFPPEPATYAVRKDEATGRLVASGVPRDNAMDVLLVDTSRGNKVVAFYFRNPCARLTLLYSHGNAADLGQLYDLFVQLKVNLKINLMGYDYSGYGASTGKVHLQASWMSKLSISLLWHDMQPSEENTYADIEAVYQCLETEYGISQEDIILYGQSVGSGPTLHLASRLPRLRGVVLHSAILSGLRVVCHVNFTFCFDIYKNVKKIKKVKCPVLVIHGTDDDVVDWSHGKELWRLAREPHDPLWIKGGGHCNLELYPDFIRHLSRFVREMETVTTKARLRKIRPALHQLRKKAAHRASTAATTTTTTTFTANCCCRVRVRKPTCPSCGSFGCGCCGPLRSCLALRFPRCCRPPAACFTCGGCCWSCRCRSCFKCCCC, encoded by the exons ATGCCGTCGGGGTGCTCGGTGTCCAGTCTCGCggcgcggttcgccttcttcccgCCGGAGCCGGCGACGTACGCCGTCCGGAAGGACGAGGCCACGGGCCGCCTCGTCGCCTCCGGCGTGCCGCGGGACAACGCCATGGACGTCCTGCTCGTCGACACCAGCAGGGGGAACAAGGTGGTGGCCTTCTACTTCCGGAACCCCTGCGCGCGCCTCACCCTGCTCTACTCGCACGGCAACGCTGCCGACCTCGGCCAGCTGTACGACCTCTTTGTGCAGCTCAAGGTCAATCTCAAGATCAACCTGATGGG ATATGACTATTCTGGCTATGGTGCATCTACTGGCAAG GTCCACCTGCAGGCTTCATGGATGTCCAAACTATCCATCTCACTGCTGTGGCATGATATGCAG CCAAGTGAAGAGAATACATATGCAGACATTGAAGCAGTGTACCAATGCTTAGAAACTGAGTATGGGATCAGCCAGGAAGACATTATCTTGTACGGACAATCTGTCGGCAGTGGACCAACATTACATTTAGCCTCTCGTTTGCCTAGATTGCGTGGGGTGGTTCTCCACAGCGCTATACTGTCAGGCCTCCGTGTGGTTTGCCATGTGAACTTTACTTTCTGCTTTGACATTTACAAA aatgtcaagaaaataaaaaaggTCAAATGCCCAGTGCTCGTTATTCAT GGGACGGACGACGACGTGGTGGACTGGTCGCACGGGAAGGAGCTGTGGAGGCTGGCGAGGGAGCCTCACGACCCGCTCTGGATCAAGGGCGGCGGGCACTGCAACCTGGAGCTGTACCCGGACTTCATCCGCCACCTGTCGCGGTTCGTCCGCGAGATGGAGACCGTGACGACGAAGGCCCGGCTGAGGAAGATCCGGCCGGCCCTCCACCAGCTCCGCAAGAAGGCGGCGCACCGGGCAAgcacggcggcgacgacgaccaccaccaccaccttcacCGCCAACTGCTGCTGCCGCGTCCGCGTCCGCAAGCCGACCTGCCCCAGCTGCGGCTCCTTCGGCTGTGGCTGCTGCGGGCCGCTTAGGAGCTGCCTCGCGCTCCGGTTTCCCAGGTGCTGCCGGCCTCCTGCTGCCTGCTTCACCTGCGGCGGCTGCTGTTGGTCATGCAGGTGCAGGAGCTGCTTcaagtgctgctgctgctga